The stretch of DNA AGTACTGCATAGTAACTTAAATTTATTTAAATTCCTAATGCACCAGTTTAAGACCGGCTAATCTATTATATGTGATGCGCTTGAGTCCTGTGCAGATTCCCCGGCAATCCCGAAGCTGAACGGATACCCGATGACCATGACCCACCGAAAACGAACGCCAAAAGAACAATACTTAAGACATAAGAAACCTCCAACTACCCGGCCTGATTCATCGATCGGAGTAATTGGAGGTATTGGTTTACAGCTTAAACTTGCTAATAATTAAATTCAGTTCTTCCGCCATCTTGGCCAGGGATTCCGCATTATGATTAATCTCATGCATGCTGGCGCTTTGTTCTTGTGAGGCGGCGGCTACCGTTTGAACGCTGGCTGTCGTCTGCTCGGCAACCGCGCTGATATTCTGAACATTTCCTACAATCGCCTGGGTTCCTTTCGCCGATTCTTCAATCGTGGAAGTGATTTGGCTGACAACAGTTCTGACTGTGTTGAGTTTTTCGATGATCACCTCGAAGCCCCGCTGCGTGTTTAAAGTTACCTGCTGCCCTGCGGCTACCTCCTCATTCCCTTTACTCACATGATGAACTGCGATATCAATGTCCTCAGTCATTTTTTTAATGATTTCCCCGATATGCTGCGTTGATGCGGCGCTTTGTTCCGCCAGCTTCCGGACTTCCTCAGCTACTACGGCAAAGCCTCTGCCGGCTTCACCCGCGCGAGCAGCTTCAATGGCGGCATTTAACGCTAACAGGTTGGTTTGCCCCGCCAGATTCTGGATTACAGTCACAATCTCGCGGATATCTTCCGAACCTTTGGCCAACGAATTGGCAACTTCCGTAATACTGTTCATTGAAACGGAAACAGTTTCATTTTGCGTAACAATCCGGGTCAGCAAATCCATCCCCTGGGCGGCCTCTTCCACCGCGTTTTGCGTATTGGCATTTACCTCTGCGGCATTGGCGTTCATTTCCTCCGTACTTGCCGAAAGCTGCTGGATGGTTGCCGACATCTCAGTAATATTATTGGTATTTTGCGCTGAACCGCTCGAAACCTCGGCCACCGTATTGGATACAACTTCCGCTGCCCTTAGCTGTTCTTCCACTGTTGCGCTCAACTCCTGGCTGGCTGCAGCCAGCGACTCGGAGTTTTGCCGGATATGACCTACCAGTGCGCGCAGGGCATTCTTCATTCCATCCATTGAAGCAGCCATATCGCTAATCTCATCATTCATTTTCACCTGATAGGAAGTTGCTGTCAAATCGAATTTACTGATTGCGTCCAGTTCATTTCCGACATGGTTTAAGCGTTTTGCCATCCACTTGCTATACCAAAAAGCTAAACCGCAAACAAATAAAATAATTACCGCGCTTAAAATTCCCACAAGACTTTGGGTTGCTTTCTGCTTTGCCAGCAGCTCGTCTGTAGATTGTTTTAAATAATCCTCCTCCAAAGCGAGAGTCTTATCAAACTGCCCGTCAAGCTGCTGCGATAGGCCTCTTCCCGTCTCAAGCAGTGCGTCAAAAGAAGGATCGTTTGCTTTTTTGGCATCCATAAGCTGACCCATTTTCAGACTATAATCCTCCAGCATTTGCTCTAACTTAACAGCTTCAGCTTTTACCGCGGGGTTTTCCACCCCGGCGACAAATATCTTTAACTGCTCAACGCTTTCTGCAAAACTCTTCCTGGACTCTTGTTCATAACTGGCAATTCCGTAGCCAAGAAAACCACGCAAATCGGCAATTCCGTTATTCATACCACCCTGAGCTTTGGTAATCAACAGCATGTTGGCTGATGTATGGGTGATTAAAGATTCATATGTATCACCGGCAGTTGTGTATTGATACGCTGTGTATCCCACTAAAATCAGCATAAAAGAAATTGAAACCAAAAACATTCCGCCCAATTGGGCAATAATAGGAAATCTCCGCATAAAATAAACCCCTTCCTTTGTTACAGATAGAAAAATATCAGCTCAAATTGTTGCATTATCTCCTCCCTTGAAAGAAACAGTTTTATACGTTTTTCCCCATATAGCAGCCTGGCAGGCATAGAATACATCCTTAGCCCCATAGCTTTGCGTCCTTAATTTTCATTAAGTTTGCCAATATTATCCAGAGAATATCCAGTTTAATCGTAATAATTCTCTATTACATATAGAAATCCTTTAATATGCATAAATGAATAATCAGCGCTTTGTTCAATAGCCACGGCAAACCAAGAGCTGATTATCGCAAAATTAAAATCCGGCGGGTCAGCCGCCAGCCGGTCGCAAATAAAAAAGCCACCCATTTTTCCAGAAAAATGAGTGGCGAAACTGAACATCAGGTCCAGAAAAATCCACCTGCCGCCTGCTTGTGCTGCAGCTTTTAGCAACGATTTTCCATTGAACCCATTATAGCCGAAACTGCGGGAACTGTAAAGCATTGCGGGGTACCCCACTGCCGACCCGCCTGCTGCTAAAGGCGGATCCGGTTAAAAATAAGCGCAGCCGTCGCCCTTGGTATAATTGTTGATCAAATCCAGAATTTCCTCGCGAAGTTTTAAAAATTCCGGTGTGTACCGGGAACGATTTGATTTTTCGCCAATCATGCTATGGGTAAAATCCGGCCGGAATTCCTTGATGATCCGCCCCGGCCGCTTTGACATGACCAGTACTCTGGTCCCTAATGACAGCGCCTCATCGACATCATGGGTGATAAATAAAATTGTGCATTGTGATTCTCGCCAGATGTTGCGCAGCAAGCTTTGCATTTGCTCGCGGGTGAGTGCATCTAATGCGCCAAATGGTTCATCCATCAACAAAACCCTTGGCTGATTGACCAGGGCTCTGGCAATCGCAACCCGCTGCTTCATTCCTCCTGATAATTGGTACACCTTGCTGGTGCGAAATTCCAGCAAGCCGACTTTTTTCAGATATTCCTCCGTCAGCTTTTGACTTTCCA from Dendrosporobacter quercicolus encodes:
- a CDS encoding methyl-accepting chemotaxis protein: MRRFPIIAQLGGMFLVSISFMLILVGYTAYQYTTAGDTYESLITHTSANMLLITKAQGGMNNGIADLRGFLGYGIASYEQESRKSFAESVEQLKIFVAGVENPAVKAEAVKLEQMLEDYSLKMGQLMDAKKANDPSFDALLETGRGLSQQLDGQFDKTLALEEDYLKQSTDELLAKQKATQSLVGILSAVIILFVCGLAFWYSKWMAKRLNHVGNELDAISKFDLTATSYQVKMNDEISDMAASMDGMKNALRALVGHIRQNSESLAAASQELSATVEEQLRAAEVVSNTVAEVSSGSAQNTNNITEMSATIQQLSASTEEMNANAAEVNANTQNAVEEAAQGMDLLTRIVTQNETVSVSMNSITEVANSLAKGSEDIREIVTVIQNLAGQTNLLALNAAIEAARAGEAGRGFAVVAEEVRKLAEQSAASTQHIGEIIKKMTEDIDIAVHHVSKGNEEVAAGQQVTLNTQRGFEVIIEKLNTVRTVVSQITSTIEESAKGTQAIVGNVQNISAVAEQTTASVQTVAAASQEQSASMHEINHNAESLAKMAEELNLIISKFKL
- a CDS encoding ABC transporter ATP-binding protein; translation: MGRTEYRRSAEAAAAVVALAGVSLTYRSDQDVDALENITLTLDAGEFVCLLGPSGCGKSTLLKIIAGFIAPTDGAAVMDGEAITGADWQRGVVFQHPPLYPWLDVAANVKFGLKMRKLPELESQKLTEEYLKKVGLLEFRTSKVYQLSGGMKQRVAIARALVNQPRVLLMDEPFGALDALTREQMQSLLRNIWRESQCTILFITHDVDEALSLGTRVLVMSKRPGRIIKEFRPDFTHSMIGEKSNRSRYTPEFLKLREEILDLINNYTKGDGCAYF